The following is a genomic window from Aeromonas sp. FDAARGOS 1405.
AAGCAAGTCTCCCTGCGCACCCTGTTTATGGGCGGCGCGCTGATCCTGGCCATCATCTTTGGCCTCTATCACCACCAACTCGATAACCAGACCCAGGACGTACTGCGTCAACTGGGCGAATTATTAAAATAAAATACTAAGGAGAGCACGCCGTGATTCGTATAGAGCTACCGGTACTGGTGGAAAGACTCAACCCCATCTGCCGTCACATGCTGGAGGAGGCCGCAGCCCTCTGCGTCAATCATCAAGGGGCCGAGATCCGCATCGAGCACCTGCTGCTGAAGATGCTGGAGACCCCCCTCTGCGATGTGCGCCAGATCCTCAAACGGGCCGAGGTCGAGGTTGAAGAGTTAAAGAGCCTGCTGCAACCCTCGGCGGCCGATAACGGTTATGGTCAGGGTTATCCCTCCTTCTCGCCGCTATTGGTGGAGTGGCTGCAAGACAGTTGGTTGCTCGCCTCCGCCGAGCTGCAACACGGCCAGCTGCGCAGTGGCGTCATGCTGCTTGTGCTGCTGATGACCCCCCACCGTTACCTGCCGGTCTCGGTGACCCGTCTGCTTGCCAACGTCAATCGCGAACTGCTGCGCCAGCAGTTCGACGACTGGGTCAAAGATTCCGCAGAAACCCAGGTTACCGTTGCGGCAAATGGCACTGCCACTCAGGCTGCATTGCCCGCTGACGCCAGCTTGCTGGCCCGCTTTACCGTCAATGTGACAGAACAGGCCCGTCAGGGGTCGCTTGATCCCGTACTCTGCCGGGATCACGAGATTGATCTGATGATCGACATCCTCTCCCGTCGCCGCAAAAACAACCCCATCGTGGTGGGGGAGGCGGGTGTCGGTAAAAGTGCCCTGATCGAAGGGTTGGCGCTGCGCATCGTCGCAGGCCAGGTGCCGGAAAAATTGCGCGATGTGGAGCTGATGACCCTGGATCTTGGCGCCATGCAGGCCGGAGCCTCGGTCAAGGGGGAGTTCGAGAAGCGTTTCAAGGGGGTGATGCAGGAGGTCAAGGATGCCGTGCGACCTGTCATCCTCTTTATCGATGAGGCTCACACCCTGATTGGTGCCGGCAACCAGGCGGGCGGCATGGATGTCTCCAACCTCATCAAGCCCGCGCTGGCACGGGGCGAGCTGCGCACCATCGCTGCCACCACCTGGGGCGAGTACAAGAAGTACGTTGAAAAAGATGCCGCCCTGTCGCGCCGCTTCCAGCTGGTGAAAGTGGGTGAACCCAATGCAGATGAAGCCACCGTGATCCTGCGCGGCCTGCGCAGCATCTACGAGAAGGCCCATGGGGTGCTGATTGACGAGGAGGCGCTGCAAGCTGCCGCCCAGCTCTCCGCCCGTTACATCTCCGGCCGTCAGCTGCCGGACAAGGCGATCGACGTACTCGATACCGCCTGTGCCCGGGTGGCCATCAACCTCACCACGCCGCCAAGCGCCGTCAGTCACCTGCAAAACGAACTGCGCCAGCGCGAGCTGGAGATCCGTCAGCTGGAGCGCCAGAGCCTGATTGGTCTGGGTGACAACGATGAGCGCCTCGCCGAACTGCAAGCGGCCCAGCAGACCTGTCGTGACAACCTGCGTGAGCAGGAAGCCCGATGGCAGCAACAGCAGGGGCTGGTGCATCGGATTGTCGAACTGCGTGCCGCCCTGCTGGCGGATCAGCAGGATGAGATGCTGGCCAGAGAGGCGCTGGATCTCGCCGATGCGCCGCTCGATCCGCAAGCGGCCGCCGGGCAGCTTGCCGGGCTCGAGCGAGAATTGTCCGAGCTGCAACAGGGTGAGGTGCTGGTCTCTGCCCACGTCGACAAGACTCAGGTCGCCGCGGTGATAGCCGAGTGGACCGGGGTGCCGCTTAATCGCATCTCCCAGGGGGAGCTGGATGTGGTGACCCGTCTGCCGGAGTACCTTGGCGAGCTTATCAAGGGGCAGGATGTGGCGGTGGCTCACCTGCACAAGCACCTGCTGACCGCCCGCGCCGACTTGCGTCGTCCGGGCCGCCCGCTCGGGGCCTTCCTGCTGGTGGGGCCAAGCGGGGTCGGCAAGACCGAAACCGTATTGCAGATTGCCGAGCTGATGTTTGGCGGTCGCCAGTATCTGACCACCATCAACATGTCCGAGTATCAGGAGAAGCACACCGTATCCCGTCTGATCGGTTCGCCTCCCGGCTATGTCGGCTTTGGCGAGGGTGGCGTGCTGACCGAAGCCATTCGCCAGAAACCCTACTCGGTGGTGCTGCTGGA
Proteins encoded in this region:
- the tssH gene encoding type VI secretion system ATPase TssH, which codes for MIRIELPVLVERLNPICRHMLEEAAALCVNHQGAEIRIEHLLLKMLETPLCDVRQILKRAEVEVEELKSLLQPSAADNGYGQGYPSFSPLLVEWLQDSWLLASAELQHGQLRSGVMLLVLLMTPHRYLPVSVTRLLANVNRELLRQQFDDWVKDSAETQVTVAANGTATQAALPADASLLARFTVNVTEQARQGSLDPVLCRDHEIDLMIDILSRRRKNNPIVVGEAGVGKSALIEGLALRIVAGQVPEKLRDVELMTLDLGAMQAGASVKGEFEKRFKGVMQEVKDAVRPVILFIDEAHTLIGAGNQAGGMDVSNLIKPALARGELRTIAATTWGEYKKYVEKDAALSRRFQLVKVGEPNADEATVILRGLRSIYEKAHGVLIDEEALQAAAQLSARYISGRQLPDKAIDVLDTACARVAINLTTPPSAVSHLQNELRQRELEIRQLERQSLIGLGDNDERLAELQAAQQTCRDNLREQEARWQQQQGLVHRIVELRAALLADQQDEMLAREALDLADAPLDPQAAAGQLAGLERELSELQQGEVLVSAHVDKTQVAAVIAEWTGVPLNRISQGELDVVTRLPEYLGELIKGQDVAVAHLHKHLLTARADLRRPGRPLGAFLLVGPSGVGKTETVLQIAELMFGGRQYLTTINMSEYQEKHTVSRLIGSPPGYVGFGEGGVLTEAIRQKPYSVVLLDEVEKAHPDVLNLFYQAFDKGELADGEGRIIDCKNVVFFLTSNLGFQTIVEYAEQPDVLLDALYPELAAFFKPALLARMEVIPYLPLGHDTLVQIVGGKLNRLVKLLKERFGAEVVLESEVAEEILLRANRSENGARMLESVIDGALLPPVSLQLLQRLSAGEPINRVRFSVADHQFVAEVEG